The following DNA comes from Halobacillus litoralis.
GAGTCACCGCTATAAGAATTTGGTGCTGGATAACTTTGTCGTTGCTCCGGGTCATGTAATGATAGATACTCAAGAGCCGTTAGCCGATTGTGTATTACCTGAAAAAACAGCAGAGAATTACATAAAAAGAGGGTGTACCTTGCTGCTCATACAACACCTAGTGACTAGCTTACGTCATTATCGAGAGCATTATGACCACTTTTTGCAGAAGTTCAAGCAGCTTCCTCTGGATTATATGATTTTACCTGTCGTTCCGGTAAAATGGCTTCGACCAGAGTTGATCCGGTTTTTCGCCCGGAAAGGAAGCCCCTTTTTATGTATTGAAGTGCAGTCCAGAGAAGAGTTGGAAGGTGTTTGCTGGGAATGGCTGACTCAGGCGCAGGCTTACAAAAGAATCCCTTTGACATTGTTCGTCAAAGATACAGAGAATACGTCGAACAACTATTCAGAATTGTGGTCTTCACTCTGTGAACAGTATGGTATGATTAAACTAACAGACATGCAGGACGATGAAGTCGTATCAGCTCAAAACTTAAGGGATAGTGGTATTTTTCCTAATAAAGGAGGCATCCTCCCAGGTGGTCAAGCTGATTATAACTTGTATTGGATTCAAACGGACAGAACGTTTGATGAACACGAGAAATTCAGATATCATAATGCTGTTCCAGATGTAACGATCATGAATGGTCAGGTGAGACAGGTCAACCAGAATTTGACCGATCCTCAGCCCGGCACTCATATAAAAGTGAAGATTCACAAGCATTTTGCTTAAGATGGAAAGGATGTCATCATGGAGGAAATACAAAAGGCCATCCGTCAAATGGAAGCCCATAAGACGGAAGACGCAATCAAAACTTTAACAGAATATCTACCCGATGCGGATGAAGAAGAGCGCTTTACCATTGCAGAGCTTTATATACAATGGGGGATGTTGGAAGAAGCGAAAATGGTTCTTCATGAACTCATCCAACGCTATCCGAAAGAACAGGAACTGAAAGTGATGATGGCAGAAATCCACATTGACTTGGATGAAGATGACGAGGCGATTGAATTGTTGAATCAGTTTGGTCCGGAAGACGAAGATTATTTGCAGGCACTTGTACAGCTTGCCGATCTTTACCAAGCACAAGGACTTTATGAAGTGGCTGAACAAAAATTGTTGACAGCTAAACGTGTGGAACCGAACTCTTCCATCATCGATTTCGCTTTAGGTGAATTGGCATTTTCAAACGGGGAGTACTCGAAGAGCATTCCATATTATGAGAATGCGATGCATCACGAACCGGTGATTGGTGATATTGAAGTGGCTACACGGTTGGCGGAAGCTTATGCAGCAAATGGAGAATTCGAACAAGCCTTGGACTTTTTCCAAAAAGTCGAAGAAGATAATCCAGATGTAATGTTCCGATATGGGTTTGTTGCATTTCAAGCTAACCGTAATGATATCGCGATTCATGTTTGGGAAGAACTGATTGAAAAGGATCCTTATTTCCAATCTGTCTATCAACACTTAGCTCAAGCCTATGATTCAGAGGGAATGCCCCAGCAGGCTTTGGATATGGCTAAGCAAGGGTTAGCAAAAGATGAGTTCAACAAGGAACTTTATCACCTTGCCGGAACTCTCTCTCATCGACAAGGTAACAAAGAAGAAGGTTATCAAATGATGAGGGAAGCTGTTGCGCTTGACCCTGGTTATAAAGAAGCTGTCCTGTTTTTGATTGAAAACTTCAAACAAGATGAAAATCATGATAATATCATCGAACTGATCAACGAACTGATCGCTCTAGGAGAAGAAGATCCGAATTACTTGTGGGAATTGGCTCAAGCTTATGAAGAAGAAGAGCGTTTCAAAGATGCATATGAACAATATAAACAAGCATACCCAGCATTGAAAGAAGACACTGAATTCCTGAAATCTTATGCCTATTTCTTAGTTGAAGAAGGAAGAATGAAAGAAGGCCAGCAAGTATTCGAAGAATATTTGGCCATTGATCCGACAGATACAGAAATCGAAGACTTCGTCGAGCGGCTTAAAGAACAATGAGATGATCAATAAAGCGCAGGAGGGGCGCATATGCAAACACCAATTTCTGTGGATGAGAAAAAAGACTTTGTCCGCTGGTTTTTGAATCATTTTCAATTGAAAAAAAGGGAAAGTGTCTGGATTCTGAATTATTTGATGAATCATGAGTCGCTTTTATCAAGCGTTCATTTCGTTCAAGAAGTAAAGTTCTGCCCGCGGGGGATGGAAATCAGCGCCCAGGGAGTTTCTGATCCTCCTTTTCGGTTTTATAAAGGCCAAGTGATGACAAATGACGCTGAAAAATCGTTTCATGATTTAAGAATGAATCAAGGCGAGCCGGTTTATATTCAAATGAACTTCGAAAATGCCCAACAGTGTTCTAAATATGCTCTAGTTCTTGAAGAGAACCCTTACCTTCCAAAAGATTATTATCTGAATGACCGGGATAAAAATGAAGCGGAACGGTTGTTATCTGTAAGTTTATTACAGCACAGTCAAAAGCGAATTGAAGATTCCATCGATGAAGCACTCGTAAACGGAAAACGAGAAGAATTCAAGGAATTATGTACCAAACTTGAAAAAGTGAAACAGGATTTGAATACGTTTTTATGAAAAGTCAGAGTCAGGGCCGCCTTAATTGGTGGTCCTGTTTTTTTGTACTTTTTTAAAAAAAGGTGCTGTGATTTTAGAAGTGTTTCCTCTGCTCCTTTTTGTTGTAAAGGACGAATTCGATCAAATGTTGGTAAATATGGCGCTTGCGCTCATGTTATTGGCAGGAAAAAATGAAATCTTCAGGAATTCACCATTAATTGGGTATGTTTGCGCTTTAATTTTTGTCGGAATGTAGTAGAATAGAGAAGAAGTTACATAGTAAAGGAATGAATGAATGATGCGCTGGACAAAAGCAGATACTACACAATATCTACCAGAAAAACAATATATTGATACGGTTTTGATCCCTTTGGTCTCTTTCGATCCTTCAGCAGACGACGAGATGGTCAAGCACGCTTTCCAAAGGGAATTGAACCAGGTGTTTTCAAACCTTATAGAAAAAGAATACCGGGGCCGTATCTTCCTGGCTCCGGACTATAATTATCTGAATGGTTCAAATGAGAGCGAAGTCGAACGATTGAACCGATGGATCAGCAAATTTCAGGAGCAGCCTTTTCACCATGTTTTCCTATTCACTTTCGATAGTAAATGGAAAAGGTATGAGTCCTACCTGAATGGACAGCTTTTATGGGTCCCAGGACTTCAATCAGGCAACATTCAATCAACGGAAACCCAATCGTTCGTGAAGGAACAAGCCCATCAAATCAACGAATTGATTCAATCGTATTGGTAATTATGAAAAGTTACGACAAGGTATGATAATTTATTGACCGCGCCTTTAGATTGCGCTATCATGGTAATGTCCTAGTAAACTGTGTGTAATCAATCCATGTCGCATGGATTACAGCATAGAGGGGGGAAAAGAATGAGCGATAAAAAACGAGTATCCCGTCGTCAATTTTTAAACTACACACTGACTGGTGTAGGCGGCTTTATGGCAGCCGGAATGCTGGCACCGATGGTTCGTTTTGCAATCGATCCTGTATTGAAAACGAAAGAAGGTGGAGATTTTATCTCCGTAGCTTCCGTTGATGAAATTACGAATGAACCACAACGTTTTGAATGGACGATCGATCAGGTCGATGCTTGGTATGAATCCGAAGTCCAAAAAACAGCGTGGGTGTACAGAAATGAGAATGATGAAATTGTAGCATTATCTCCGATTTGTACTCACTTAGGGTGTACAGTCGACTGGGCTTCTAATGAGGAGTATCCAAAAGAGTTTTTCTGTCCATGTCATGGTGGCCGGTACACGAAAGATGGAGTCAATGTACCAGGAACTCCACCGACGGCACCATTGCCGATGTTCGAACACAAAGTAGAAGAAGGCATGCTTTACTTAGGTGAAGCTCAAGAAAGAGGGGGGGCATAATACATGCTTCAAAAGATTTATGATTGGGTGGATGAGCGTGTAGATATCACCCCGCTATGGCGTGATATTGCCGATCACGAAGTGCCGGAACATGTAAACCCAGCACACCACTTTTCAGCTTTTGTATATTGTTTTGGAGGATTGACGTTCTTTATCACCGTCATCCAAATTCTATCTGGTATGTTCTTGACCATGTATTATGTACCAGATATTGAGAACGCATGGAAATCCGTTTATTATTTGCAGCGTGAGGTCGCTTACGGCCAAATCGTTCGCGGTATGCACCACTGGGGCGCGAGTCTTGTCATCGTCATGTTGTTTCTACATACGTTGCGGGTATTTTTCCAAGGAGCTTATAAGAAACCTCGTGAGTTGAATTGGGTCATTGGGGTCCTGTTGTTCTTCGTCATGCTTGGTTTAGGCTTTACAGGGTACCTGCTGCCATGGGATAACAAAGCTTACTTCGCGACTCAAGTAGGTCTCGAAATCGCAGCTGCGACACCGTTTATCGGAGATCAAGTACGGACACTTCTTGCAGGAGACCCGTCAATTGTAGGGGCTCAAACACTTACACGTTTCTTTGCGATCCACGTGTTCTTCTTGCCGGCTGCACTGTTCGGGTTGATGGCTTTCCACTTTGTCTTGATCCGTAAACAAGGTATTTCCGGTCCACTATAATAAAGTAATGTAAAAAGGAGGGAAAGCTGTGCATAGAGGAAAAGGGATGAAATTCGTCGGTGATTCACGTATTACCGCCGAAACAAAAGCCAATTTACCAAAAGACTATTCTGAGTATCCAGGACGTACGGAAGCATTCTGGCCGAACTTCTTATTGAAAGAATGGCTCGTTGGTGCTGTATTCCTGATTGGATTCCTGATTTTGACTGCTGCTCACCCATCACCACTCGAGCAACAAGCTGATCCAAACAACGCAGGCTATATTCCGTTACCTGACTGGTACTTCTTATTCTTATACCAGTTTCTGAAATACCAATTTGCTGGTGGCGAGTTTATCGTTCTAGGTGCCATCGTCATGCCTGGTTTGGCTTTCGGTGCTCTATTGCTTGCACCATTCCTGGATCGAGGTCCGGAACGCCGCCCTCATAAACGTCCGATTGCTGTTGGTTTGATGCTGATAGGTTTTATTGCTACATTCTGGTTGACATATGAATCTGTATCTCATGCCGATTATGAAATGCGTGCGGAGAAGTATGGTGTGAATGTGGAAGCTGTCGAGTCAACAATCAATAAAGATCATCCTGGGTATGCTTTATATGAAGCAAACTGTATGAGCTGCCACGGGGATGCATTGCAAGGACAAGGGAACTACCCGTCATTGATTGACGCAGAAGTATCTGTCGAACAAGTTAAAGATATTGCTGTCAACGGAATCGGCGAGATGCCATCTGGAATATTCGGTGGCTCTGATGAAGAACTTCAACAATTAGCTGAGTTCGTCGCTCAGGCTGGTTCAGGTGAAGGTAGTGAAGGTGGATCTGAAGAAGGATCATCAGGTGAAGGGTCCGGAGAAGGATCTGAAGAAGGATCATCAGGTGAAGGATCTTCTGAATCCGGAGAAGGGTCTGGATCGGAAGAATAATTAGATACTTAATTGATCTAAAAAGCCGCGCTTAGATAAGCGCGGCTTCATTTGTATAGGAGGGCAGAATGATGATGAAGAGCATTATCCCCTACATATTGACGAAGAGAAGTTTTTTATTATTATTATTTGTCGTGAACCTTTTTGGAACAATATATGGCTATATATGGTATGAATCACAATTATCTGTAACGGAACCGATCTTTCTGATCTTCGTCCCAGACAGTCCGACCGCAAGTATGTTCTTTACGATTTTTTTAGCTTTTTTTATTTTTGGTAAAAACGTGCCTTATATCGAGGCACTTGCTGTCATTACTCTGATGAAATATGGACTGTGGGCTGTGGTGATGAACGGGTTGACGTTCTTAGAATACGGCTCTTTGCCGTGGACAGGGTATATGCTTATTATTTCTCATGGTGCTATGGCTGTTCAGGGGCTTCTATATGCACCCTATTATGCGATACGTTTAAGACACATCATCGTTGCGGCTGTATGGACGCTGCATAATGATGTGATTGATTATGTTTTCGAACAAATGCCTGTTTATCCGGCAATCGTTGAACACATGGATCAAATCGGTTATTTCACTTTTTGGTTAAGTATTTTATGTATAGGGACAGCATATTTTCTATCTGAAAAATTTACAGGTGGGTCTAATCCCTCTTCATCTCTCATAGATTCTAAGTAAGACTTCTAATGAGAGGGGAGAAGTGAAATGGGACGGGCAATCATCATACTATGTTCTCTTATTTTCACACTCATACCATTGAGCCAAATAGAAGGGACGGAAAAAAATCTGTCTTCATGGGAATCGTTCATTACGCAATATAATTGGTTGGTCATGGATGAAAAGTATGAGTTAGCCGACCGGTTATTGAATAACCGACTGCCTGAAATGGAACAATATGTACAAACACTTTCCCCTAGACACCAGGACACATGGCGCCAATTGAATGAAACACCTGCCATAAATTCTGAAACTAAAAGGTCAGAACAAATAATTGTATTTATTGAAATTTTCACTTCAAGTCAACCTCATGAAATAGTAAGGGAAAAGCTGGAGGTTCTTTCTTCCTCAATCGAAAACCCTCAGAATAGTTCTTTAGAATTAAATGAGTTGTGGGAAAACATATCTCCTGCAGTATCAACTATTTATGAAGCTGAAGTAGTTGATACTGCAAAGGTGTCATTTAACAAGCTGACTGTAAAAGATTCAATGAACGAGCGTAAACAATTAATTGCACATTTGAATAAAATAAAGCAGACAGATGATGGTATAGCTGGCGATGCAGTCATTTGGACAGCTTTCATTGTCGGGGGAACGATCTTGATTACACTCCTATATGTTTCATTAAGACAATTTAAAAGTCGTTCAAAAATTAGACACATGGTTAAAAGTGATAATAGTTGATTTTATCAGTCATTTTGACTAAAATTAACCTAAGCAAACACATCCAAGACGGAGGAATGTACGATGAGTTTTATTCTTTATTTCGCCTTGATTATTATTATTCCGATCTGGGCTCAATCAAAAGTAAAAAAGACTTATAAAAAGTATTCAAAAGTTCCCACTTCCTCATCCATGTCCGGCGCTGAAGTGGCTAGAAAGATCTTAGATGATAATGGTCTATATAATGTAGCTGTCGAAGAAGTAAGAGGTCATTTGACTGATCACTATGACCCACGTTCCAAGGTGATTCGTTTATCCTCCGAAATTTACCACGGGCGATCTACAGCTGGTGCTGCTGTGGCGGCCCACGAGGTAGGGCATGCGATACAGGATGCCCAGGATTATGCATTCCTAAGGTTCCGTAGTGCTCTTGTACCGGTGGCCAGTTTTGGCTCTAATATCTCCATCTTTTTGATCATTGGTGGAATGCTGTTGCAAATGACCGGTCTGTTATTCGTAGGAATCGTCTTCTTCGCAGCAGCTGTGCTCTTCCAATTGATTACACTGCCTGTAGAATTCGATGCATCGAACAGGGCGATGAGTCAGCTCGTTTCTACAGGTGTCATCCGAAACGATGAAGAACGGAAAACGAAAAAAGTACTCAACGCTGCAGCTATGACATATGTAGCGGGAGCACTAGTAGCATTGGCAGAATTATTACGGTTCATCTTTATGTTTATGGGCATGGGTGAAGAGTAAACTTAATATCAGAAAAAGCCCCGATTCAATGCGAATCGGGGCTTTTTCAATGTTAGGAAATATAATGTATGACCGTCAGTGGATTTTTAGCAATGGATGAGCCAGTGACCAGTGATCCAACTTCTCGTAAGCTGCTTGGGGGAGACCAGCACTTACGCTTTTGATCCATCCAGCTCCAGCGCCTAGCCTCTCGAGGTCTTAAGTCCATTAGTCTTGTGAAGAAAGGTCGCTCCACAAGACTAATGTTCTTAAGCGTGTCGAGGCTGAACAAGGCGCTTGCGCTTTTGATCCGTCCAGCTCCAGCGCCTAGCCTCTCGAGGTCTTAAGTCCATTAGTCTTGTGGAGAAAGGTCGCTCCACAAGTCTAATGTTCTTAAGCTTGTCGAGGCTGAACAAGGCGCTTGCGCTTTTGATTTAATCCAATGGGTTTTTGTTTTCATCTAATGTAAAACCTTCACCCATAACGTCGTGTACATGGCTGACAGCAACAAAAGCGTGGGGGTCAATATGATCGACGAGACTTTTCAATCGGACGATTTCATTTTTTCCAATTACACAATAGAGGACGTCTCTTTTTTCACCAGAAAATGAACCGCGTCCTTCGAGTATTGTGACACCTCGATCCATTTCTTCCATGACATGCTTCGAAATTTCTTCGCTTTTTTCAGAGATGATTGTTGTACCTCTGGCTGCATAAGCTCCTTCTTGAATGAAATCGATGACTCTTGCCCCGACGAATACGGCCACAAGGGTGTACATCCCTTTTGTGTATTCCAAATAGGTAATGATAGATATGAAGATGACAATTGCATCAAAGACGAACATAGCCCTCCCCATACTCCACCCCATGTATTTATGCACAAGCCGGGCAATGATATCCACCCCACCAGTAGTGCCCCCATAACGGAAGATGATACCGAGTCCAACGCCGATGAATACACCTGCGAATAGGGCAGCTAGTGTCAAATCGGAAGCTAAGTCAAAGTGGATCATATACTGCTGGGAAATTTTAATGAAAACAGATACGGCTACAATCCCGATCAAAGAATATAAAAAAGTCTGTCGGCCAAGGATTTTCCATCCTATAATGAGGACAGGAATATTGAGCACAATATTCATAACAGCAGGATCCCAATTGAATAAGTATAATAGCAAGAGAGTAATACCAGTAAATCCACCTTCGCCTAATTCATTTTGAATATTGAAGTGGACGAGTCCAAAAGAAAAAATCGCAGAACCGATAAGTATTAATATGATGTTTTTCACCCGTAAGCCAAAGACCTTCATTTACTCACCTCCATTTATATTTCACACGATATCCATTATAGAGAATAGATGAAAAACCGGCAATGTTGTAGGATGTGAGTTTACAGACGTATAATTTGTCAAACGACAACCTTTTGGCTAACATTTAGGGAGAATACATTAAGGAAGCGGGAGGGACGAAAGTTGAGCTATACGACAAACGATATACAGAAGAGAGTCGATGATTACATATCCCAATTTAAAGAAGGTTATTTCTCTCCTTTAAGCCTGCAGGCAAGATTGACTGAAGAAGTGGGAGAACTGGCGAGAGAAATCAATCATAGATATGGTGAAAAACCTAAGAAGTCCACAGAAAAAGATAAGGCCATAGAGGAAGAATTAGGTGATATCATTTTCGTATTGACATGCTTTTCCAATTCTCTGGATATCGATTTATCCGACGCATTTGAACAATCGATGGGTAAAATAGAAACGAGAGATAAAGATCGCTGGACAAGAAAAGAAGGAGGAGAAGATGATGAGTGAGATAAAAGTGATTGTCGCAGGCCCGCGTGGTAAAATGGGCAGTGAGGCGTTGAAAATGATCGAAAAACAGCCTGCATTGTCTTTATCTGCTTGTATAGACCGCAAGCATGAGGGCAGGAAAGTTTCTGATATAGATGGCTTACCACCATTTGATGCAGTGATTTACACGGATGCAGAAGCATGCTTGAGGCAAGTGGATGCTGATGTTCTTATTGATTTGACCACTCCGGAGAATGGATATAAACATACGAAACTTGCACTTGAGAATGGGGTTCGTCCAGTGGTCGGTACAACTGGTTTTACCCGAGAGCAGCTGGATGAATTGATGCAATTGTCGGAAGAGAAAAAAACCGGGGCAGTTATTGCACCCAATTTTGCCATTGGAGCGGTGTTAATGATGCAATTCGCTAAATGGGCAGCCAAGCATTTCCCGGATGTTGAGATTATCGAAAAGCATCATGATCAAAAGTTGGATGCTCCCTCTGGCACAGCCGTTAAAACAGCTGAGTTGATCAAAGAAATGCGTGAGCCACATCATCAGGGGCATACAGATGAAAAAGAAACGCTCGAAGGTGCCCGTGGAGCAGATGTAGAAGGAATGAAAATACATAGTATGCGGCTGCCAGGACTTGTGGCTCACCAGGAAGTCATTTTCGGAGGGTTGGGAGAAACGCTCACTGTAAAACATGATTCCATTCACCGTGAATCATTTATGAGTGGGGTGAAGCTTGCAACTGAGAAAGTAATGGATCTGGATGTCCTTGTTTATGGTCTCGAATATTTACTTGACTAAAGGGGAGAGACGTATATGAATATTGCACTGATTGCTCACGACAAAAAAAAGAAAGATATCATTCAATTTGCAAAAAGCTATCATACTATTTTATCCAAACACCAACTATTCGCTACAGGAACAACTGGAAAGCAAATATCTGAGTCTTCAGGCTTGTCTATAACCCGCTACCAATCCGGTCCGCTTGGGGGTGACCAGCAAATCGGTGCGAAAATTGCTGCTGAAGAAATGGACATGGTGATTTTTTTCCGCGATCCATTGACTGCTCAACCTCATGAGCCTGATATCAGTGCGCTTCTAAGACTGTGTGATGTGCACCAAATTCCTGTAGCGACCAACTTAGCTGGAGCAGATATCATGATCAAAGCTTTGGATCATGAAGATTTTGAATGGCGGACGATCATTGAAGAGAACAGAAAGCAGGAGTGAATATGTATGGCGAAAATAGGAATCACGTGTTACCCCACTGTAGGGGGGTCAGGTGTTATTGCAACTGAATTGGGAAAACTGTTAGCTGAGCAAGGCCATGAGATCCATTTTGTAGCATCTCAAGTACCTTTCCGGTTGAATCGGGTCTACCCAAACATTTATTACCACGAGGTGGAGGTAAGCAACTATCCAGTTTTCCAGCATCCTCCCTATGATTTAGCACTCGCAGCTAAAATGGCAGAGGTTATAAACAGGGAAGAGTTGGACATTCTTCATGTCCATTATGCAATGCCGCACGCGGTTTGTGCTATTTTAGCCAAACAAATGTGTGAACGTGACGTTAAAATCATTACGACACTGCACGGAACGGATATTACAGTTTTAGGAATTGATTCGAGTTTGAAACAAATGATCAAGTTTGGTATTGAGCAATCGGATAGGGTTACAGCTGTATCACATAGTCTTGTTGAACAGACGAAGGACCGGCTGCAAACAGAGCGTTCTATCGATGTGATTTACAATTTTGTAGATGAAAGAGAATATCATCGTAAGCCAGACCTGGATTTGAAGTCACATTATGGTATTAAAGAAGAAGATGCGGTTCTTATTCATATCTCGAATTTCAGACGTGTTAAGAGGGTTCCGGATGTAATTCGGACATTCGCGGATGTTGCACAAGAACTTCCAGCTAAGCTTTTACTGGTCGGAGATGGTCCTGAATACTCGGAATGTCATCAACTTGTCCATGACCTGGGGCTGGAAGATCAAGTGCTATTCCTGGGGAAACAGGAAAATGTAAGTGAGCTGCTCTCTATCTCTGATTTGAAGTTATTGTTATCTGAAAAGGAAAGTTTTGGACTTGTTTTACTTGAAGCGATGGCGTGTGGTGTCCCTTGTATCGGTACGAATGTAGGGGGAATCCCGGAGGTCATTGATCATGGCGAAACCGGTTATATTGCCGAGCTTGGGAATATAGAGCAAACAGCGTATTTCGCTAAAA
Coding sequences within:
- the dapB gene encoding 4-hydroxy-tetrahydrodipicolinate reductase gives rise to the protein MSEIKVIVAGPRGKMGSEALKMIEKQPALSLSACIDRKHEGRKVSDIDGLPPFDAVIYTDAEACLRQVDADVLIDLTTPENGYKHTKLALENGVRPVVGTTGFTREQLDELMQLSEEKKTGAVIAPNFAIGAVLMMQFAKWAAKHFPDVEIIEKHHDQKLDAPSGTAVKTAELIKEMREPHHQGHTDEKETLEGARGADVEGMKIHSMRLPGLVAHQEVIFGGLGETLTVKHDSIHRESFMSGVKLATEKVMDLDVLVYGLEYLLD
- a CDS encoding nucleotide pyrophosphohydrolase → MSYTTNDIQKRVDDYISQFKEGYFSPLSLQARLTEEVGELAREINHRYGEKPKKSTEKDKAIEEELGDIIFVLTCFSNSLDIDLSDAFEQSMGKIETRDKDRWTRKEGGEDDE
- a CDS encoding YitT family protein; amino-acid sequence: MKVFGLRVKNIILILIGSAIFSFGLVHFNIQNELGEGGFTGITLLLLYLFNWDPAVMNIVLNIPVLIIGWKILGRQTFLYSLIGIVAVSVFIKISQQYMIHFDLASDLTLAALFAGVFIGVGLGIIFRYGGTTGGVDIIARLVHKYMGWSMGRAMFVFDAIVIFISIITYLEYTKGMYTLVAVFVGARVIDFIQEGAYAARGTTIISEKSEEISKHVMEEMDRGVTILEGRGSFSGEKRDVLYCVIGKNEIVRLKSLVDHIDPHAFVAVSHVHDVMGEGFTLDENKNPLD
- a CDS encoding ubiquinol-cytochrome c reductase iron-sulfur subunit yields the protein MSDKKRVSRRQFLNYTLTGVGGFMAAGMLAPMVRFAIDPVLKTKEGGDFISVASVDEITNEPQRFEWTIDQVDAWYESEVQKTAWVYRNENDEIVALSPICTHLGCTVDWASNEEYPKEFFCPCHGGRYTKDGVNVPGTPPTAPLPMFEHKVEEGMLYLGEAQERGGA
- a CDS encoding zinc metallopeptidase → MSFILYFALIIIIPIWAQSKVKKTYKKYSKVPTSSSMSGAEVARKILDDNGLYNVAVEEVRGHLTDHYDPRSKVIRLSSEIYHGRSTAGAAVAAHEVGHAIQDAQDYAFLRFRSALVPVASFGSNISIFLIIGGMLLQMTGLLFVGIVFFAAAVLFQLITLPVEFDASNRAMSQLVSTGVIRNDEERKTKKVLNAAAMTYVAGALVALAELLRFIFMFMGMGEE
- the qcrB gene encoding menaquinol-cytochrome c reductase cytochrome b subunit produces the protein MLQKIYDWVDERVDITPLWRDIADHEVPEHVNPAHHFSAFVYCFGGLTFFITVIQILSGMFLTMYYVPDIENAWKSVYYLQREVAYGQIVRGMHHWGASLVIVMLFLHTLRVFFQGAYKKPRELNWVIGVLLFFVMLGLGFTGYLLPWDNKAYFATQVGLEIAAATPFIGDQVRTLLAGDPSIVGAQTLTRFFAIHVFFLPAALFGLMAFHFVLIRKQGISGPL
- a CDS encoding DUF1405 domain-containing protein, producing the protein MKSIIPYILTKRSFLLLLFVVNLFGTIYGYIWYESQLSVTEPIFLIFVPDSPTASMFFTIFLAFFIFGKNVPYIEALAVITLMKYGLWAVVMNGLTFLEYGSLPWTGYMLIISHGAMAVQGLLYAPYYAIRLRHIIVAAVWTLHNDVIDYVFEQMPVYPAIVEHMDQIGYFTFWLSILCIGTAYFLSEKFTGGSNPSSSLIDSK
- a CDS encoding tetratricopeptide repeat protein; this translates as MEEIQKAIRQMEAHKTEDAIKTLTEYLPDADEEERFTIAELYIQWGMLEEAKMVLHELIQRYPKEQELKVMMAEIHIDLDEDDEAIELLNQFGPEDEDYLQALVQLADLYQAQGLYEVAEQKLLTAKRVEPNSSIIDFALGELAFSNGEYSKSIPYYENAMHHEPVIGDIEVATRLAEAYAANGEFEQALDFFQKVEEDNPDVMFRYGFVAFQANRNDIAIHVWEELIEKDPYFQSVYQHLAQAYDSEGMPQQALDMAKQGLAKDEFNKELYHLAGTLSHRQGNKEEGYQMMREAVALDPGYKEAVLFLIENFKQDENHDNIIELINELIALGEEDPNYLWELAQAYEEEERFKDAYEQYKQAYPALKEDTEFLKSYAYFLVEEGRMKEGQQVFEEYLAIDPTDTEIEDFVERLKEQ
- a CDS encoding DUF2487 family protein, producing the protein MRWTKADTTQYLPEKQYIDTVLIPLVSFDPSADDEMVKHAFQRELNQVFSNLIEKEYRGRIFLAPDYNYLNGSNESEVERLNRWISKFQEQPFHHVFLFTFDSKWKRYESYLNGQLLWVPGLQSGNIQSTETQSFVKEQAHQINELIQSYW
- a CDS encoding ReoY family proteolytic degradation factor, translating into MQTPISVDEKKDFVRWFLNHFQLKKRESVWILNYLMNHESLLSSVHFVQEVKFCPRGMEISAQGVSDPPFRFYKGQVMTNDAEKSFHDLRMNQGEPVYIQMNFENAQQCSKYALVLEENPYLPKDYYLNDRDKNEAERLLSVSLLQHSQKRIEDSIDEALVNGKREEFKELCTKLEKVKQDLNTFL
- a CDS encoding menaquinol-cytochrome c reductase cytochrome b/c subunit translates to MHRGKGMKFVGDSRITAETKANLPKDYSEYPGRTEAFWPNFLLKEWLVGAVFLIGFLILTAAHPSPLEQQADPNNAGYIPLPDWYFLFLYQFLKYQFAGGEFIVLGAIVMPGLAFGALLLAPFLDRGPERRPHKRPIAVGLMLIGFIATFWLTYESVSHADYEMRAEKYGVNVEAVESTINKDHPGYALYEANCMSCHGDALQGQGNYPSLIDAEVSVEQVKDIAVNGIGEMPSGIFGGSDEELQQLAEFVAQAGSGEGSEGGSEEGSSGEGSGEGSEEGSSGEGSSESGEGSGSEE
- the bshA gene encoding N-acetyl-alpha-D-glucosaminyl L-malate synthase BshA; amino-acid sequence: MAKIGITCYPTVGGSGVIATELGKLLAEQGHEIHFVASQVPFRLNRVYPNIYYHEVEVSNYPVFQHPPYDLALAAKMAEVINREELDILHVHYAMPHAVCAILAKQMCERDVKIITTLHGTDITVLGIDSSLKQMIKFGIEQSDRVTAVSHSLVEQTKDRLQTERSIDVIYNFVDEREYHRKPDLDLKSHYGIKEEDAVLIHISNFRRVKRVPDVIRTFADVAQELPAKLLLVGDGPEYSECHQLVHDLGLEDQVLFLGKQENVSELLSISDLKLLLSEKESFGLVLLEAMACGVPCIGTNVGGIPEVIDHGETGYIAELGNIEQTAYFAKKILQDKALHKSMADQAKRTVNDKFATETILSEYEKLYDQVLYDEN
- the mgsA gene encoding methylglyoxal synthase → MNIALIAHDKKKKDIIQFAKSYHTILSKHQLFATGTTGKQISESSGLSITRYQSGPLGGDQQIGAKIAAEEMDMVIFFRDPLTAQPHEPDISALLRLCDVHQIPVATNLAGADIMIKALDHEDFEWRTIIEENRKQE